One Helianthus annuus cultivar XRQ/B chromosome 12, HanXRQr2.0-SUNRISE, whole genome shotgun sequence genomic region harbors:
- the LOC110918566 gene encoding caffeoylshikimate esterase: MPPPNLPPLPPPPPFFWGETPEDEFYTSQNIHHSTSYFQTPNGQIFTQSWRPSSPTQPIKATVFMTHGYGSDSSWCFQKICIAYAQWGYAVFAADLLGHGRSDGLHGYIGDMDKAAATSLSYFVTVRKSDEFTKLPAFLFGESMGGAITMLMYLQSDKDVWSGLIFSSPLFVIPEAMVPSKLHLTMYGLLFGLADTWAAMPENRMVAKAIKDFEKLKIIAVNPKRYTGKPRVGTMREVVRVTNYLQNNFQKVTAPFFVAHGTADGLACHSGSEMLYEKAATPAEDKTLKLYEGMYHSLIQGEPDESVALVLADMNAWIDEKAQKFGPQSNGN, encoded by the exons ATGCCACCACCGAACCTCCCACCTCTCCCTCCACCCCCACCCTTCTTCTGGGGCGAAACCCCAGAAGACGAATTCTACACCTCCCAAAACATCCACCACTCCACATCCTACTTCCAGACCCCCAACGGCCAAATCTTCACCCAATCATGGCGCCCATCATCCCCCACCCAACCCATCAAAGCCACCGTCTTCATGACCCACGGCTACGGCTCCGACTCCAGCTGGTGCTTCCAAAAAATCTGCATCGCCTACGCCCAGTGGGGCTACGCTGTCTTTGCTGCTGATCTTCTGGGCCATGGTCGCTCTGATGGCCTTCATGGGTATATTGGTGATATGGATAAAGCTGCTGCCACTTCTTTGTCGTATTTTGTTACTGTTCGGAAGAGTGATGAGTTTACAAAGCTGCCGGCGTTTTTGTTTGGTGAGTCTATGGGTGGTGCTATTACTATGCTTATGTATTTGCAGTCCGACAAAGATGTCTGGTCTGGTTTGATATTCTCGTCGCCGCTCTTTGTTATACCAGAAGCTATGGTTCCGTCTAAG CTACATTTGACAATGTACGGGCTCCTGTTCGGATTGGCGGATACATGGGCGGCAATGCCAGAAAATCGGATGGTGGCAAAGGCAATTAAGGATTTTGAAAAACTGAAGATAATCGCAGTGAACCCAAAACGATACACTGGAAAACCGAGGGTGGGGACGATGAGGGAGGTTGTGAGGGTAACAAATTACTTACAGAACAACTTCCAGAAGGTCACTGCCCCATTTTTCGTTGCACACGGGACAGCGGATGGGCTGGCTTGTCATTCTGGTTCAGAAATGTTATACGAGAAAGCTGCAACTCCGGCGGAAGATAAGACGTTGAAGCTGTATGAAGGTATGTACCACTCATTGATTCAAGGGGAGCCTGATGAGTCCGTTGCGCTTGTGTTGGCGGACATGAACGCTTGGATTGATGAAAAAGCGCAAAAGTTTGGCCCTCAATCTAATGGTAACTGA